The following coding sequences are from one Dreissena polymorpha isolate Duluth1 chromosome 8, UMN_Dpol_1.0, whole genome shotgun sequence window:
- the LOC127842144 gene encoding uncharacterized protein LOC127842144 isoform X1 — MPYRNHMVPFETTEEPEEFRLKKTVFLGYTDVNAGSIRALLGITMKREYSDVNIPELCNARIAVELLGILDPRDKPFSPLQVWNLKYEQFSVILVNTILKPETCHHVCSWIVVMCTSRYTCCVDKIVVLSALRVDVPSSHVSSHLKRAPIYEKTINDMPRTKCPSLPGKSGMTDPFLSTLIQMVHVGCVPTCFLVVPAHRAWPGTARDEDGSKEVCEDLALVPRTYISQ; from the exons ATGCCGTACCGAAACCACATGGTCCCCTTTGAAACTACGGAAGAACCCGAGGAGTTCCGACTGAAGAAGACGGTGTTTCTTGGATACACGGACGTCAACGCTGGCAGCAT ACGGGCATTGCTGGGGATCACAATGAAGCGCGAATATTCCGACGTGAACATTCCGGAGCTGTGTAATGCGCGGATCGCCGTGGAACTTCTCGGGATACTGGACCCGCGAGACAAGCCGTTTTCGCCTCTCCAAGTCTGGAACCTGAAATATGAGCAA TTTTCAGTGATTCTGGTGAACACGATTCTCAAGCCGGAAACATGTCACCACGTGTGCAGTTGGATAGTCGTCATGTGCACGAGCAGGTACACGTG CTGTGTTGACAAGATTGTGGTCCTCAGCGCTCTGAGGGTCGATGTCCCGTCCAGTCACGTGTCCAGTCACTTGAAACGTGCTCCCATCTACGAAAAGACGATCAACGACATGCCAC GTACGAAATGTCCGTCACTTCCGGGTAAGTCAGGCATGACTGACCCCTTCCTAAGCACGCTCATACAGATGGTGCACGTGGGTTGTGTGCCCACGTGTTTCCTCGTGGTTCCCGCTCACAGGGCGTGGCCGGGAACAGCGCGGGACGAAGACGGCAGCAAGGAGGTATGTGAAGATCTTGCCCTAGTACCAAGAACATACATTAGTCAATAA
- the LOC127842144 gene encoding uncharacterized protein LOC127842144 isoform X4, whose protein sequence is MPYRNHMVPFETTEEPEEFRLKKTVFLGYTDVNAGSIRALLGITMKREYSDVNIPELCNARIAVELLGILDPRDKPFSPLQVWNLKYEQFSVILVNTILKPETCHHVCSWIVVMCTSSCVDKIVVLSALRVDVPSSHVSSHLKRAPIYEKTINDMPRTKCPSLPGKSGMTDPFLSTLIQMVHVGCVPTCFLVVPAHRAWPGTARDEDGSKEVCEDLALVPRTYISQ, encoded by the exons ATGCCGTACCGAAACCACATGGTCCCCTTTGAAACTACGGAAGAACCCGAGGAGTTCCGACTGAAGAAGACGGTGTTTCTTGGATACACGGACGTCAACGCTGGCAGCAT ACGGGCATTGCTGGGGATCACAATGAAGCGCGAATATTCCGACGTGAACATTCCGGAGCTGTGTAATGCGCGGATCGCCGTGGAACTTCTCGGGATACTGGACCCGCGAGACAAGCCGTTTTCGCCTCTCCAAGTCTGGAACCTGAAATATGAGCAA TTTTCAGTGATTCTGGTGAACACGATTCTCAAGCCGGAAACATGTCACCACGTGTGCAGTTGGATAGTCGTCATGTGCACGAGCAG CTGTGTTGACAAGATTGTGGTCCTCAGCGCTCTGAGGGTCGATGTCCCGTCCAGTCACGTGTCCAGTCACTTGAAACGTGCTCCCATCTACGAAAAGACGATCAACGACATGCCAC GTACGAAATGTCCGTCACTTCCGGGTAAGTCAGGCATGACTGACCCCTTCCTAAGCACGCTCATACAGATGGTGCACGTGGGTTGTGTGCCCACGTGTTTCCTCGTGGTTCCCGCTCACAGGGCGTGGCCGGGAACAGCGCGGGACGAAGACGGCAGCAAGGAGGTATGTGAAGATCTTGCCCTAGTACCAAGAACATACATTAGTCAATAA
- the LOC127842144 gene encoding uncharacterized protein LOC127842144 isoform X7, with protein MPYRNHMVPFETTEEPEEFRLKKTVFLGYTDVNAGSIRALLGITMKREYYDVNIPELCNARIAVELPRIPNPRDKPYSPLQVWNLKYEQFSVILVNTILKPETCHHVCSWIVDMCTSSCVDKIVVLSALRVDVPSSHVSSHLKRAPIYEKTINDMPRTKCPSLPGKSGMTDPFLSTLIQMVHVGCVPTCFLVVPAHRAWPGTARDEDGSKEVCEDLALVPRTYISQ; from the exons ATGCCGTACCGAAACCACATGGTCCCCTTTGAAACTACGGAAGAACCCGAGGAGTTCCGACTGAAGAAGACGGTGTTTCTTGGATACACGGACGTCAACGCTGGCAGCAT ACGGGCATTGCTGGGGATCACAATGAAGCGCGAATATTACGACGTGAACATTCCGGAGCTGTGTAATGCGCGGATCGCCGTGGAACTTCCCAGGATACCGAACCCGCGAGACAAGCCGTATTCGCCTCTCCAAGTCTGGAACCTGAAATATGAGCAA TTTTCAGTGATTCTGGTGAACACGATTCTCAAGCCGGAAACCTGTCACCACGTGTGCAGCTGGATAGTCGACATGTGCACGAGCAG CTGTGTTGACAAGATTGTGGTCCTCAGCGCTCTGAGGGTCGATGTCCCGTCCAGTCACGTGTCCAGTCACTTGAAACGTGCTCCCATCTACGAAAAGACGATCAACGACATGCCAC GTACGAAATGTCCGTCACTTCCGGGTAAGTCAGGCATGACTGACCCCTTCCTAAGCACGCTCATACAGATGGTGCACGTGGGTTGTGTGCCCACGTGTTTCCTCGTGGTTCCCGCTCACAGGGCGTGGCCGGGAACAGCGCGGGACGAAGACGGCAGCAAGGAGGTATGTGAAGATCTTGCCCTAGTACCAAGAACATACATTAGTCAATAA
- the LOC127842144 gene encoding uncharacterized protein LOC127842144 isoform X3, translating into MPYRNHMVPLEPTEEPEEFRLKKTVFLGYTDVNAGSIRALLGITMKREYSDVNIPELCNARIAVELLGILDPRDKPFSPLQVWNLKYEQFSVILVNTILKPETCHHVCSWIVVMCTSRYTCCVDKIVVLSALRVDVPSSHVSSHLKRAPIYEKTINDMPRTKCPSLPGKSGMTDPFLSTLIQMVHVGCVPTCFLVVPAHRAWPGTARDEDGSKEVCEDLALVPRTYISQ; encoded by the exons ATGCCGTACCGAAACCACATGGTCCCCTTGGAACCTACGGAAGAACCCGAGGAGTTCCGACTGAAAAAGACGGTGTTTCTTGGATACACGGACGTCAACGCTGGCAGCAT ACGGGCATTGCTGGGGATCACAATGAAGCGCGAATATTCCGACGTGAACATTCCGGAGCTGTGTAATGCGCGGATCGCCGTGGAACTTCTCGGGATACTGGACCCGCGAGACAAGCCGTTTTCGCCTCTCCAAGTCTGGAACCTGAAATATGAGCAA TTTTCAGTGATTCTGGTGAACACGATTCTCAAGCCGGAAACATGTCACCACGTGTGCAGTTGGATAGTCGTCATGTGCACGAGCAGGTACACGTG CTGTGTTGACAAGATTGTGGTCCTCAGCGCTCTGAGGGTCGATGTCCCGTCCAGTCACGTGTCCAGTCACTTGAAACGTGCTCCCATCTACGAAAAGACGATCAACGACATGCCAC GTACGAAATGTCCGTCACTTCCGGGTAAGTCAGGCATGACTGACCCCTTCCTAAGCACGCTCATACAGATGGTGCACGTGGGTTGTGTGCCCACGTGTTTCCTCGTGGTTCCCGCTCACAGGGCGTGGCCGGGAACAGCGCGGGACGAAGACGGCAGCAAGGAGGTATGTGAAGATCTTGCCCTAGTACCAAGAACATACATTAGTCAATAA
- the LOC127842144 gene encoding uncharacterized protein LOC127842144 isoform X8, translating into MKREYYDVNIPELCNARIAVELPRIPNPRDKPYSPLQVWNLKYEQFSVILVNTILKPETCHHVCSWIVVMCTSRYTCCVDKIVVLSALRVDVPSSHVSSHLKRAPIYEKTINDMPRTKCPSLPGKSGMTDPFLSTLIQMVHVGCVPTCFLVVPAHRAWPGTARDEDGSKEVCEDLALVPRTYISQ; encoded by the exons ATGAAGCGCGAATATTACGACGTGAACATTCCGGAGCTGTGTAATGCGCGGATCGCCGTGGAACTTCCCAGGATACCGAACCCGCGAGACAAGCCGTATTCGCCTCTCCAAGTCTGGAACCTGAAATATGAGCAA TTTTCAGTGATTCTGGTGAACACGATTCTCAAGCCGGAAACATGTCACCACGTGTGCAGTTGGATAGTCGTCATGTGCACGAGCAGGTACACGTG CTGTGTTGACAAGATTGTGGTCCTCAGCGCTCTGAGGGTCGATGTCCCGTCCAGTCACGTGTCCAGTCACTTGAAACGTGCTCCCATCTACGAAAAGACGATCAACGACATGCCAC GTACGAAATGTCCGTCACTTCCGGGTAAGTCAGGCATGACTGACCCCTTCCTAAGCACGCTCATACAGATGGTGCACGTGGGTTGTGTGCCCACGTGTTTCCTCGTGGTTCCCGCTCACAGGGCGTGGCCGGGAACAGCGCGGGACGAAGACGGCAGCAAGGAGGTATGTGAAGATCTTGCCCTAGTACCAAGAACATACATTAGTCAATAA
- the LOC127842144 gene encoding uncharacterized protein LOC127842144 isoform X6, which produces MPYRNHMVPFETTEEPEEFRLKKTVFLGYTDVNAGSIRALLGITMKREYYDVNIPELCNARIAVELPRIPNPRDKPYSPLQVWNLKYEQFSVILVNTILKPETCHHVCSWIVVMCTSSCVDKIVVLSALRVDVPSSHVSSHLKRAPIYEKTINDMPRTKCPSLPGKSGMTDPFLSTLIQMVHVGCVPTCFLVVPAHRAWPGTARDEDGSKEVCEDLALVPRTYISQ; this is translated from the exons ATGCCGTACCGAAACCACATGGTCCCCTTTGAAACTACGGAAGAACCCGAGGAGTTCCGACTGAAGAAGACGGTGTTTCTTGGATACACGGACGTCAACGCTGGCAGCAT ACGGGCATTGCTGGGGATCACAATGAAGCGCGAATATTACGACGTGAACATTCCGGAGCTGTGTAATGCGCGGATCGCCGTGGAACTTCCCAGGATACCGAACCCGCGAGACAAGCCGTATTCGCCTCTCCAAGTCTGGAACCTGAAATATGAGCAA TTTTCAGTGATTCTGGTGAACACGATTCTCAAGCCGGAAACATGTCACCACGTGTGCAGTTGGATAGTCGTCATGTGCACGAGCAG CTGTGTTGACAAGATTGTGGTCCTCAGCGCTCTGAGGGTCGATGTCCCGTCCAGTCACGTGTCCAGTCACTTGAAACGTGCTCCCATCTACGAAAAGACGATCAACGACATGCCAC GTACGAAATGTCCGTCACTTCCGGGTAAGTCAGGCATGACTGACCCCTTCCTAAGCACGCTCATACAGATGGTGCACGTGGGTTGTGTGCCCACGTGTTTCCTCGTGGTTCCCGCTCACAGGGCGTGGCCGGGAACAGCGCGGGACGAAGACGGCAGCAAGGAGGTATGTGAAGATCTTGCCCTAGTACCAAGAACATACATTAGTCAATAA
- the LOC127842085 gene encoding xyloside xylosyltransferase 1-like, producing MGLLRMAFKLINSSKILQVLCLLIVILGVYCFYNYASSPKISGLRNMQESMKPNENFKTNDHKIISESKTKSEKDTGVEKRHDVMITFTKAESNPGLQDKFKTTVRSMFRFARRPVNLHILGDEKSKEIARSILLEVADSSKYQLQHLDIDSITRQVHEIVSDMQKFFSYQPGAYYSDALFFLSIVIHRVLPQLHRVVMLDSDLKFNADVAELFTHFDKFSSSNIMGIANDAQPVYRHNFHMYRNKVKDTMVGGPPPNGTTGFNSGVLLLDLDKMRASQLYNSLISSQVVENLSQKYMFKGHLGDQDFYTLISVEHMELFYVLPCTWNRQLCTWWKDNGYADVFDQYFTCEGHINIYHGNCNTQIPKLEWETN from the exons atgggGTTGTTAAGGATGGCTTTTAAACTGATAAATTCTTCAAAAATACTCCAGGTCTTGTGTTTACTAATAGTTATACTTGGGGTATACTGTTTCTACAACTATGCAAGTTCTCCTAAAATTTCTGGCCTTAGAAATATGCAAGAATCTATGAAACCAAATGAAAATTTTAAGACAAATGATCACAAAATAATTTCGGAATCTAAGACTAAATCAGAGAAAGACACAGGCGTTGAAAAGAGACATGATGTGATGATCACTTTCACCAAAGCTGAGAGTAACCCAGGTCTTcaagataaatttaaaacaactgTGCGATCAATGTTCAGATTTGCGCGACGACCTGTGAATCTTCATATTTTGGGAGATGAAAAAAGCAAGGAGATTGCCAGATCTATTCTTCTGGAGGTGGCAGATTCCAGCAAATACCAG CTTCAACATCTGGATATTGATTCAATCACCAGACAAGTGCATGAAATAGTTTCCGATATGCAGAAGTTCTTCAGCTATCAGCCTGGGGCATACTACAGTGACGCCCTCTTCTTCCTCTCCATAGTTATACACAGAGTCCTTCCACAACTGCACCGAGTGGTCATGCTGGATTCAGATCTGAAATTTAATGCTGATGTTGCAGAATTGTTCACGCATTTTGATAAGTTTTCAAGCAGCAACATTATGGGCATAGCAAACGATGCTCAGCCCGTGTATCGGCATAACTTTCATATGTACAGAAACAAGGTCAAGGACACAATGGTAGGCGGGCCTCCACCTAATGGAACCACAGGCTTTAACAGCGGAGTTCTCCTGCTTGATTTAGACAAGATGAGAGCGTCACAGCTCTATAACTCTCTCATATCATCTCAGGTTGTAGAGAATCTGTCacagaaatatatgtttaaaggtCACCTGGGAGATCAAGACTTCTACACACTGATATCTGTGGAGCACATGGAGTTGTTCTACGTGTTACCATGCACATGGAACAGGCAGCTCTGCACATGGTGGAAAGATAATGGCTACGCTGACGTGTTTGATCAGTATTTTACCTGCGAGGGACACATCAACATATACCACGGAAACTGTAATACACAAATCCCCAAGCTTGAGTGGGAGACCAATTAG